In one Pseudomonas purpurea genomic region, the following are encoded:
- the acnB gene encoding bifunctional aconitate hydratase 2/2-methylisocitrate dehydratase: MLEAYRKHIEERAALGIVPQPLNAEQTAGLVELLKNPPAGEEAVLLDLITNRVPPGVDEAAYVKAGFLSALAKGEATSPLIDKKRAVELLGTMQGGYNIVTLVDLLDSAELAPVAAAQLKHTLLMFDAFHDVAEKAKNGNAHAQGVLQSWADGEWFKNRPTLADKISLRVFKVTGETNTDDLSPAPDAWSRPDIPLHALAMLKMARDGIVPDVQGSIGPMKQIEQMRNDGFPIAYVGDVVGTGSSRKSATNSVLWFFGDDVPYVPNKRSGGFCFGSKIAPIFYNTMEDAGALPIEFDVTNMNMGDVIDLYPHAGKVCKHGTDEVLTTFEMKTPVLLDEVRAGGRIPLIIGRGLTEKARTELGLPPSELFKKPEAPAESTKGFTLAQKMVGKACGVVGVRPGTYCEPKMTTVGSQDTTGPMTRDELKDLACLGFSTDLVMQSFCHTAAYPKPIDVTTHHTLPDFIMTRGGVSLRPGDGIIHSWLNRMLLPDTVGTGGDSHTRFPMGISFPAGSGLVAFAAATGVMPLDMPESILVRFKGKMQPGVTLRDLVHAIPYYAIQAGLLTVEKKGKKNAFSGRILEIEGLDNLSIEQAFELSDASAERSAAGCTIKLSKESITEYLSSNITLLRWMIGEGYGDARTLERRAQAMEAWIANPELMVADADAEYAETIEIDLADIKEPVLCAPNDPDDARLLSSVAGEKIDEVFIGSCMTNIGHFRAAGKLLDQVKGQLPTRLWLSPPTKMDAHQLTEEGYYGIYGKAGARMEMPGCSLCMGNQARVEPNSTVVSTSTRNFPNRLGDGANVYLASAELASVASILGRLPTVEEYMAYAKEIDTMASDVYRYLSFDQIAEFREAAANANIPVVQA, encoded by the coding sequence GTGCTTGAAGCCTACCGCAAACATATCGAAGAGCGTGCAGCACTGGGTATCGTTCCCCAGCCGCTTAACGCCGAACAAACTGCAGGCCTGGTCGAGCTGCTGAAGAATCCCCCGGCAGGCGAAGAAGCTGTTCTGCTGGACCTGATCACCAATCGCGTTCCACCTGGCGTGGACGAAGCGGCCTATGTAAAGGCAGGCTTCCTGTCCGCACTGGCCAAAGGCGAAGCCACGTCCCCTCTGATCGACAAGAAACGCGCTGTTGAACTGCTCGGCACCATGCAGGGCGGCTACAACATCGTGACCCTGGTTGACCTGCTCGACAGCGCTGAACTGGCACCTGTTGCCGCAGCGCAACTCAAGCACACCCTGCTGATGTTCGATGCTTTCCACGACGTCGCGGAAAAAGCCAAGAACGGCAATGCTCACGCCCAAGGCGTACTGCAATCCTGGGCTGACGGCGAATGGTTCAAGAACCGCCCGACCCTGGCCGACAAGATCAGCCTGCGCGTGTTCAAGGTCACCGGCGAAACCAACACCGACGACCTCTCCCCTGCGCCTGATGCCTGGTCCCGCCCGGACATCCCGTTGCACGCCCTGGCCATGCTGAAAATGGCCCGTGACGGCATCGTTCCTGACGTACAAGGCTCCATCGGCCCGATGAAACAAATCGAGCAGATGCGCAACGACGGCTTCCCGATCGCCTACGTCGGTGACGTGGTCGGTACCGGTTCGTCGCGTAAATCGGCCACCAACTCGGTGCTGTGGTTCTTCGGCGACGACGTTCCTTACGTGCCGAACAAGCGCTCCGGCGGTTTCTGCTTCGGCAGCAAAATCGCTCCGATCTTCTACAACACCATGGAAGATGCCGGCGCACTGCCAATCGAATTCGACGTTACCAACATGAACATGGGCGACGTGATCGACCTGTACCCGCATGCTGGCAAAGTCTGCAAACACGGTACTGACGAAGTCCTGACCACCTTCGAAATGAAGACCCCGGTGCTGTTGGACGAAGTCCGTGCCGGCGGTCGTATTCCTTTGATCATCGGCCGTGGCCTGACCGAGAAGGCGCGTACCGAGCTGGGTCTGCCACCTTCGGAGCTGTTCAAGAAGCCTGAAGCACCGGCTGAAAGCACCAAGGGTTTCACCCTGGCGCAGAAGATGGTCGGCAAGGCGTGCGGCGTAGTGGGCGTTCGCCCAGGTACGTACTGCGAGCCGAAAATGACCACCGTCGGTTCCCAGGACACCACTGGCCCGATGACCCGTGACGAACTGAAAGACCTGGCATGCCTGGGTTTCTCGACCGATCTGGTCATGCAGTCCTTCTGCCACACCGCTGCTTATCCAAAGCCGATCGACGTCACCACTCACCACACCCTGCCCGACTTCATCATGACCCGCGGCGGCGTTTCCCTGCGTCCGGGCGACGGCATCATCCACAGCTGGCTGAACCGCATGCTGCTGCCGGACACCGTCGGTACCGGTGGTGACTCCCACACCCGTTTCCCGATGGGCATCTCGTTCCCGGCCGGTTCCGGCCTGGTCGCGTTCGCCGCAGCCACTGGCGTGATGCCACTGGACATGCCGGAATCGATCCTGGTGCGCTTCAAAGGCAAAATGCAACCGGGCGTCACCCTGCGTGACCTGGTTCATGCCATTCCTTACTACGCGATCCAGGCTGGCCTGCTGACCGTAGAGAAGAAAGGCAAGAAGAACGCCTTCTCCGGCCGCATCCTGGAAATCGAAGGCCTGGACAACCTGAGCATCGAACAAGCCTTCGAGCTGTCCGACGCCTCGGCCGAACGTTCCGCTGCCGGTTGCACCATCAAGCTGTCGAAAGAGTCGATCACCGAGTACCTGAGCTCCAACATCACCCTGCTGCGCTGGATGATCGGCGAAGGCTACGGCGATGCGCGTACCCTGGAACGTCGTGCTCAAGCGATGGAAGCCTGGATCGCCAACCCTGAGCTGATGGTTGCCGATGCTGACGCCGAATACGCTGAAACCATCGAAATCGACCTGGCCGACATCAAGGAGCCTGTGCTCTGCGCGCCGAACGACCCGGACGACGCCCGTCTGCTGTCCAGCGTTGCTGGCGAGAAGATCGACGAAGTGTTCATCGGTTCGTGCATGACCAACATCGGTCACTTCCGCGCTGCCGGTAAACTGCTGGATCAGGTCAAGGGTCAGCTGCCAACCCGTCTGTGGCTGTCGCCGCCGACCAAGATGGACGCTCACCAACTGACCGAAGAAGGCTACTACGGCATCTACGGCAAGGCTGGCGCACGCATGGAAATGCCGGGCTGCTCGCTGTGCATGGGCAACCAGGCACGCGTAGAACCGAACTCCACCGTCGTGTCCACGTCGACCCGTAACTTCCCGAACCGTCTGGGCGATGGCGCCAACGTTTACCTGGCTTCGGCCGAGTTGGCGTCGGTGGCTTCGATCCTGGGTCGCCTGCCGACCGTCGAGGAGTACATGGCCTACGCGAAGGAAATCGACACCATGGCCAGCGATGTGTATCGCTACCTGAGTTTCGACCAGATCGCCGAGTTCCGTGAAGCTGCAGCGAACGCCAACATTCCGGTCGTTCAAGCCTAA
- a CDS encoding DUF1289 domain-containing protein yields MPNQTIKTPCIGLCSTVYGDLVCRGCKRFHHEVIHWNGYNEEEKRAVWLRLEQLLVQVMAGKLEIFDSARLRLQLEQRKIRFVPHQSPYCWAYQLIARGARVINQLEAYGMVLLPEFRDWNLPELRDAIDREFFLLSEAHYQRYIAPGFLKDAFGD; encoded by the coding sequence ATGCCCAATCAGACCATCAAGACTCCCTGCATCGGCCTCTGCTCCACTGTTTACGGTGATCTGGTGTGCCGTGGCTGCAAGCGTTTCCACCATGAAGTGATTCACTGGAACGGTTACAACGAGGAAGAAAAGCGCGCGGTGTGGCTGCGCCTTGAACAGTTACTGGTACAGGTAATGGCCGGAAAACTGGAAATATTCGATTCCGCACGGCTGCGCTTGCAGCTGGAACAACGAAAAATCCGCTTCGTGCCCCATCAGTCCCCTTACTGCTGGGCGTACCAACTGATCGCCCGCGGTGCACGGGTGATCAACCAGTTGGAGGCGTATGGCATGGTGTTGTTGCCGGAGTTTCGCGACTGGAACCTGCCCGAGTTGCGCGACGCCATTGATCGGGAATTCTTCCTGCTGTCCGAAGCGCATTACCAGCGCTATATCGCGCCGGGGTTCCTCAAGGACGCGTTTGGCGACTGA
- a CDS encoding universal stress protein, with the protein MQAIRSILVVIEPTPAESLALKRAKLIAGVTQAHLHLLVCDKKHDHSALLSVLKASLQEEGHSVTTEQAWNESLHETIIEVQQAEGCGLVIKQHFPDNPLKKALLTPADWKLLRQCPSPVLLVKTATPWAGGTILAAIDVGNSDPEHRVLHATIVDHGFDIAHLAKAHLHVISAHPSPMLSAADPVFQLKETIEARYREQCKAFQAEFDIDDAHLHIEEGPADVLIPHIAHKLQAAVTVIGTVARTGFSGALIGNTAEVVLDSLESDVLVLKPQEMMDHLGELATKA; encoded by the coding sequence ATGCAAGCCATCCGCAGTATCCTGGTGGTCATCGAGCCTACACCGGCCGAAAGCCTCGCCCTCAAACGCGCCAAGCTGATCGCCGGGGTGACCCAGGCACACCTGCATTTGCTGGTCTGCGACAAGAAGCATGATCATTCGGCGCTGTTGAGCGTGCTCAAGGCCAGCCTCCAGGAAGAAGGCCATAGCGTCACCACCGAACAGGCGTGGAACGAAAGCCTGCACGAAACCATCATTGAGGTGCAGCAAGCCGAAGGCTGCGGGCTGGTCATCAAACAACACTTCCCCGATAACCCGCTGAAAAAAGCCCTGCTGACCCCGGCGGACTGGAAACTGTTGCGCCAGTGCCCGAGCCCGGTGCTGCTGGTAAAAACCGCCACGCCGTGGGCGGGCGGAACCATTCTTGCCGCCATTGATGTGGGCAACAGCGACCCGGAACACCGCGTGTTGCACGCCACCATCGTCGATCACGGCTTCGATATCGCGCACCTGGCCAAGGCTCACCTGCATGTGATCAGTGCCCATCCCTCGCCGATGCTCTCGGCGGCCGACCCGGTGTTCCAGCTCAAGGAAACCATCGAGGCCCGCTACCGCGAGCAGTGCAAGGCGTTCCAGGCCGAATTCGATATCGACGACGCCCACCTGCACATCGAGGAAGGTCCGGCGGACGTGCTGATTCCCCACATTGCGCATAAATTGCAGGCCGCCGTGACGGTCATCGGCACTGTGGCGCGCACCGGGTTTTCGGGCGCGCTGATCGGCAACACCGCCGAGGTGGTGCTCGACTCACTGGAAAGTGACGTGCTGGTGCTCAAGCCGCAGGAAATGATGGATCACCTGGGGGAGTTGGCGACCAAGGCATAG
- a CDS encoding tRNA isopentenyl-2-thiomethyl-A-37 hydroxylase MiaE: MILPEIHEFLGCRTPQGWIEAALADQETLLIDHKNCEFKAASTALSLIAKYHSHVDLINLMSRLAREELVHHEQVMRLMKKRKIELRQLSAGRYASSLRKVVRSHEPVKLVDTLVVGAFIEARSCERFEALVPHLDEELGKFYFGLLKSEARHFQGYLKLAYQYGDAKDIAQVIERVRTAEQELIESPDVEFRFHSGVPTAA, translated from the coding sequence ATGATCCTTCCCGAAATCCATGAATTTCTCGGCTGCCGCACGCCGCAGGGTTGGATCGAGGCCGCGCTGGCGGATCAGGAAACCTTGCTGATCGACCACAAGAACTGCGAGTTCAAGGCGGCCAGTACGGCGCTCAGCCTGATTGCCAAGTACCACTCCCATGTTGATTTGATCAACCTGATGTCGCGTCTGGCCCGGGAAGAACTGGTGCATCACGAGCAAGTCATGCGCCTGATGAAAAAGCGCAAGATCGAGTTGCGGCAGCTGTCCGCCGGGCGCTACGCCTCGAGCCTGCGCAAAGTGGTGCGCAGCCATGAACCGGTGAAGCTGGTGGACACGCTGGTGGTCGGTGCATTTATCGAGGCGCGTAGCTGCGAGCGCTTCGAGGCGCTGGTGCCGCATCTGGACGAGGAACTGGGCAAGTTCTACTTCGGCCTGCTGAAAAGCGAAGCCCGGCACTTTCAGGGTTACCTGAAGCTGGCTTATCAGTATGGCGACGCCAAGGACATTGCTCAGGTGATCGAAAGAGTCCGCACGGCGGAACAGGAACTCATCGAGTCGCCGGATGTGGAGTTCCGCTTCCACAGCGGTGTGCCGACCGCCGCATAA
- a CDS encoding winged helix-turn-helix domain-containing protein — translation MDNLGFGKVLLVEDDERLATLIAHFLSQHGFEVMTVHRGDLALAAFLDFKPKIVVLDLMLPGQSGLHVCREIRSVSETPIVILTAKEDDLDHILGLESGADDYVIKPIKPPVLLARLRALQRRQIPETTVRGSLAFGNLSIDRSCREVRLAGEVIELTTMEFELLWLLASAAGKILSRDDILNRMRGIAFDGLNRSVDVYISKLRGKLKDNPREPVCIKTIWGKGYLFNPFAWEL, via the coding sequence ATGGATAACCTGGGGTTTGGCAAAGTATTGCTCGTTGAAGACGACGAAAGGCTCGCGACGCTGATCGCGCACTTTCTGTCGCAACATGGCTTTGAGGTCATGACCGTGCATCGGGGCGATCTGGCGCTGGCGGCGTTTCTCGATTTCAAACCGAAAATCGTCGTGCTCGACCTGATGCTGCCAGGGCAAAGCGGTTTGCACGTGTGCCGCGAGATTCGCAGCGTTTCGGAGACGCCGATTGTCATCCTGACCGCCAAGGAAGACGACCTGGATCACATCCTGGGCCTGGAATCCGGGGCCGACGATTACGTGATCAAACCGATCAAGCCGCCTGTGCTATTGGCTCGCCTGCGCGCGTTGCAGCGGCGGCAGATTCCCGAAACCACCGTGCGCGGCTCCCTGGCGTTCGGCAACCTGTCGATTGATCGCAGTTGCCGCGAAGTACGGCTGGCGGGCGAGGTCATCGAACTGACGACCATGGAATTTGAATTGCTGTGGTTGTTGGCCAGTGCGGCGGGCAAGATTCTGTCGCGCGATGACATCCTCAATCGCATGCGCGGAATTGCCTTCGACGGCCTCAACCGCAGCGTCGACGTCTACATCAGCAAGTTGCGCGGCAAGCTCAAGGACAACCCTCGGGAGCCGGTGTGCATCAAGACCATTTGGGGCAAGGGTTATCTGTTCAACCCGTTCGCCTGGGAGCTGTAA
- a CDS encoding ATP-binding protein yields the protein MLRLFFGLFIVLAIGMVAALEVVDRTFTALLDGTLQTYNRDAMRGPAYSLVQQLQPLDEAGREQQLQVLKPHYGLQLQLVQREALALSEREKTLLDEGQLVIRDKYTQFISVIDNGPQLLSIKLPEEPNMNAFYLIAAYTMLGVLLGIVLFFWVRPHWRDLEKLRLAAQRFGDNDLSSRIQLSKRSNIRDLAGHFNQMAARIEGLIANQRELTNAVSHELRTPITRLSFELDQLKQLSDPQAKRELIADMYADLGELEEMVSELLTYASLERNATVVNRENIQALSWLDSVVGSVALEAEAAGVVLSIRACEVESICIEPRFMARAVINLLRNAIRYADQRVEVSLVLGEQGYEVLVNDDGPGVPLDGREKIFEPFARLDASRDRRTGGFGLGLALVRRVSQGHGGKVEVGDSPWGGASFRMTWAAAD from the coding sequence ATGCTGCGTCTTTTCTTTGGGCTTTTTATTGTTCTGGCGATTGGCATGGTGGCGGCGCTGGAGGTGGTTGATCGCACGTTTACCGCGCTGCTCGACGGCACGCTGCAGACCTACAACCGCGATGCCATGAGAGGCCCGGCGTATTCGCTGGTGCAGCAACTCCAACCCCTCGATGAGGCGGGCCGCGAGCAGCAATTGCAGGTGCTCAAGCCCCATTACGGTTTGCAGCTGCAACTGGTACAGCGCGAAGCACTGGCACTGAGTGAGCGGGAAAAGACCTTGCTCGATGAGGGCCAACTGGTAATTCGGGACAAGTACACGCAGTTTATCTCGGTCATCGACAACGGTCCGCAGTTGCTCAGTATCAAGCTCCCCGAAGAGCCCAACATGAACGCGTTCTACCTGATAGCGGCGTACACCATGCTCGGGGTGTTGCTGGGGATCGTGTTGTTCTTTTGGGTTCGCCCTCATTGGCGTGATCTGGAGAAACTACGCCTTGCCGCGCAACGTTTCGGCGACAACGACCTGAGCTCACGCATCCAGCTCTCGAAGCGCTCGAACATTCGCGACCTGGCCGGACACTTCAATCAAATGGCCGCCCGTATCGAAGGCTTGATCGCCAATCAGCGTGAGCTGACCAATGCGGTTTCCCATGAGCTGCGCACGCCGATTACACGATTGTCTTTTGAACTCGATCAGCTCAAACAGCTGTCCGACCCGCAGGCGAAACGCGAGCTGATCGCCGACATGTACGCCGACCTTGGCGAGCTGGAAGAAATGGTTTCGGAGCTGTTGACCTACGCCAGCCTTGAACGCAACGCCACGGTGGTCAACCGTGAAAACATTCAGGCCCTCAGTTGGCTCGACAGCGTGGTGGGCAGTGTTGCTCTGGAGGCGGAGGCGGCGGGGGTTGTGTTGTCGATCCGTGCCTGTGAGGTCGAGTCGATCTGTATCGAACCGCGATTTATGGCCCGGGCGGTGATCAACTTGCTGCGCAACGCCATTCGGTATGCGGACCAGCGCGTGGAGGTGTCGCTGGTGTTGGGCGAGCAGGGTTACGAAGTGCTGGTCAATGACGACGGGCCGGGAGTGCCGCTGGACGGGCGCGAAAAAATCTTCGAACCGTTCGCCCGGCTGGACGCCAGCCGTGATCGCCGCACCGGTGGTTTCGGGCTGGGGCTGGCCCTGGTCAGGCGAGTCTCGCAAGGGCACGGCGGCAAGGTTGAAGTCGGCGATTCGCCTTGGGGCGGGGCGTCGTTTCGCATGACCTGGGCGGCCGCGGATTGA
- a CDS encoding MipA/OmpV family protein, producing the protein MKTLISSKTFCLSLTSLCVLASTDSLHAEDWHYSVKGGAASVPRYSGSDERVVTPLLGGEIVSPYGVFLDTSRGLGWQSEWGNLALSTYVGPSQTRKDRQSTLGGSDDLKGMGSIKSRAQLGVSASYTLGAVVLGATAEHALKKSDDNHDTDSAYSRLELSVSTRLYEGDYGSLDGSLNSQFGNADYMRTWYGVSDAQAARSRFRAHDTHGGLVSRGANLTWAVPINDQTEFSTVLAVQHLSKEAADSPIVEQRLQTSLAGQVKYSF; encoded by the coding sequence ATGAAAACCCTGATCAGCTCCAAAACGTTCTGCCTGTCACTCACCTCTTTATGTGTGCTGGCTTCGACCGACTCCCTGCACGCCGAAGACTGGCATTACAGCGTAAAGGGTGGCGCCGCCAGCGTGCCGCGCTACAGCGGCAGCGACGAACGTGTTGTCACCCCGTTGTTGGGCGGCGAGATTGTCAGCCCCTACGGCGTATTCCTCGATACCTCGCGGGGGTTGGGCTGGCAAAGCGAATGGGGCAACCTGGCGCTCAGCACCTACGTCGGCCCCAGCCAAACTCGCAAGGATCGCCAGTCGACACTGGGTGGCTCGGACGACTTGAAGGGCATGGGCTCGATCAAATCGCGGGCGCAACTGGGCGTCAGCGCAAGCTATACCCTCGGCGCGGTGGTGCTGGGTGCGACGGCGGAACATGCGCTGAAAAAGAGTGACGACAATCACGACACCGATTCGGCGTACAGCCGCCTGGAACTGAGCGTCAGCACGCGGCTGTACGAGGGCGACTATGGCAGCCTCGACGGCAGCCTCAACAGTCAGTTTGGCAACGCGGACTATATGCGCACCTGGTATGGCGTCAGCGACGCTCAGGCAGCACGCAGCCGATTCCGGGCCCACGACACCCACGGTGGGCTGGTCAGCCGTGGCGCCAACCTGACCTGGGCTGTGCCGATCAATGACCAGACCGAGTTCAGCACCGTGCTGGCGGTGCAGCACCTGAGCAAGGAGGCGGCTGACAGCCCGATTGTCGAGCAGCGCTTGCAGACGTCACTGGCCGGGCAAGTGAAATACAGTTTCTGA
- a CDS encoding DUF1801 domain-containing protein, with amino-acid sequence MKKETIGAKEEVAAGTVSQLIDERIKELSDWRGEMLAWARTLIKQADPEVVEEWKWRGVPVWSHGGIICTGETYKHAVKMTFAKGASLEDPSGLFNASLEGNTRRAIDLHEGDRIDEAALKTLIRAAVDLNTSVRTSARRKPTE; translated from the coding sequence ATGAAGAAGGAGACGATCGGCGCAAAGGAAGAAGTCGCGGCAGGCACTGTTTCTCAGTTGATCGACGAGAGAATCAAGGAACTGAGTGACTGGCGAGGCGAGATGCTCGCTTGGGCCCGGACACTCATCAAACAGGCTGACCCCGAAGTCGTCGAGGAATGGAAATGGAGAGGCGTTCCAGTGTGGTCACACGGCGGGATCATCTGCACGGGTGAAACCTACAAGCACGCCGTGAAGATGACTTTCGCCAAGGGCGCTTCGCTGGAGGACCCTTCAGGTCTCTTCAATGCCAGCCTCGAAGGCAACACTCGACGTGCCATTGATCTCCATGAAGGCGACAGGATTGATGAGGCCGCGCTAAAAACGTTGATTCGCGCGGCCGTGGATCTCAATACATCCGTACGAACGAGCGCTCGCAGAAAACCGACTGAGTAA
- a CDS encoding DMT family transporter, which produces MERTSLLNTPTLEKNTSGWINGFIGVLIFSGSLPATRVAVLEFDPVFLTVARATIAGVLALCMLLLFKEKRPARRQLLPLVIVAMGVVIGFPLLTALALQHVTSAHSIVFLGLLPLATALFGVLRGGERPRPAFWFFSVLGSLTVVAFAVSQGLSASPEGDILMLLAIIACGLGYAEGAKLSRALGGWQVISWALVLSLPVVATLTGLQAPASFSGISPPAWFSLAYVSLFSMLIGFVFWYRGLAQGGIAAVGQLQLLQPFFGLALAATLLHETVSIGMLGVTVAVILCVAGAKRFAK; this is translated from the coding sequence ATGGAACGTACCTCGCTGCTAAACACCCCGACGCTGGAAAAGAACACGAGCGGGTGGATCAACGGATTCATCGGCGTCCTGATCTTCAGCGGCTCGCTGCCGGCGACACGGGTGGCGGTTCTGGAGTTTGACCCGGTCTTTCTGACCGTTGCCCGCGCGACCATCGCCGGCGTGCTGGCGCTGTGCATGCTTTTGTTGTTCAAGGAAAAGCGCCCCGCTCGACGCCAACTTTTACCCTTGGTCATTGTGGCAATGGGCGTGGTGATCGGGTTTCCGCTGTTGACTGCACTGGCCTTGCAGCACGTGACGTCTGCACATTCCATTGTCTTCCTCGGTCTGTTGCCGCTTGCGACTGCACTATTCGGCGTCTTGCGCGGTGGCGAACGTCCCCGGCCGGCATTCTGGTTCTTCTCGGTCCTGGGAAGCCTGACAGTGGTGGCGTTCGCCGTCTCCCAGGGCCTGAGCGCATCTCCCGAGGGTGACATCCTGATGCTGTTGGCCATCATTGCCTGTGGCCTCGGTTACGCCGAAGGGGCAAAGCTTTCAAGAGCGCTGGGCGGTTGGCAGGTGATTTCGTGGGCATTGGTGCTGTCGCTGCCCGTCGTAGCGACGCTGACCGGGCTCCAGGCACCCGCTTCGTTCTCGGGAATCAGCCCGCCCGCCTGGTTCAGCCTGGCTTACGTTTCGCTCTTCAGCATGCTGATCGGTTTCGTATTCTGGTATCGCGGCCTTGCCCAGGGAGGCATTGCCGCCGTGGGCCAGCTTCAGTTGCTACAGCCATTCTTTGGCCTGGCGCTGGCGGCCACCTTGCTTCACGAAACCGTCAGCATCGGCATGCTTGGGGTGACCGTCGCGGTGATTCTCTGCGTTGCCGGGGCGAAGAGGTTTGCGAAGTAG
- a CDS encoding PLP-dependent aminotransferase family protein: MPRSRYKSLVDTFAADIRSGRLPPGTRLPTHRHLAATQGLALVTASRVYAELEAMGLVSGETGRGTFVRETSLSPGLGIDQQDVAAGMIDLNFNYPSLPGQTELLRHALRQLALSGDLESHLRYQPHAGRLHERASVARHLSTRGLTVPAEQVLIVSGAQHGLAVTMMALLQPGDVIAADALTYPGFKVLAETLRLEVVPIPATDDGPDLDALEKLCRSRSVRAVYSMPTLHNPLGWVMAAGQREQLVAIARKHELLIIEDAAYAFLAQEAPPPLAEWAPERTVYVSGLSKSIATGLRVGFVAAPTHLVPALERTIRATTWNTPGVMTAIACAWLDDGTVSQLEVQKRADAQARQAMASDVLAGLRYVRHPSSYFLWLPLGEDARADQIAMALMREHISVSTAQPFATSVHVPHAIRLALGSVDTGSLRQALMTVKRIVGAYV, translated from the coding sequence ATGCCTCGTTCCCGGTACAAGTCGCTGGTCGACACCTTTGCCGCCGATATCCGCTCCGGGCGTTTGCCGCCCGGTACACGCTTGCCGACCCACCGCCACCTCGCCGCCACGCAAGGGCTGGCCCTGGTCACCGCCAGCAGGGTTTATGCAGAGCTTGAGGCCATGGGCCTGGTCAGCGGGGAAACGGGGCGCGGCACTTTTGTCCGGGAAACGTCCTTGTCTCCCGGGCTGGGCATAGATCAGCAAGACGTTGCTGCCGGGATGATCGATCTCAACTTCAACTATCCCTCATTGCCGGGGCAAACCGAGCTGTTGCGCCACGCCTTGCGCCAGCTCGCGTTGTCCGGTGACCTGGAGTCCCACCTACGCTACCAGCCGCACGCGGGGCGCCTGCATGAGCGGGCATCGGTCGCGCGCCATCTGAGTACACGCGGGCTGACAGTGCCCGCCGAGCAGGTGTTGATCGTCAGCGGTGCCCAGCATGGGTTGGCGGTGACCATGATGGCGCTCTTGCAACCCGGTGACGTCATCGCGGCCGACGCGTTGACCTACCCTGGGTTCAAGGTGCTGGCCGAAACGCTGCGGCTTGAAGTGGTGCCCATTCCGGCAACGGACGATGGGCCTGATCTCGATGCCCTCGAAAAACTCTGCCGGAGCCGCTCGGTGCGCGCCGTTTACAGCATGCCGACCCTGCACAATCCGTTGGGATGGGTGATGGCGGCGGGGCAGCGTGAGCAGCTCGTGGCGATAGCGCGCAAGCATGAACTGTTGATCATTGAGGACGCGGCGTACGCGTTTCTGGCGCAAGAGGCGCCGCCACCGTTAGCGGAGTGGGCGCCAGAACGAACGGTGTACGTTTCAGGGTTATCCAAGAGCATCGCCACCGGGTTGCGCGTCGGCTTTGTTGCCGCACCGACCCACCTGGTGCCGGCACTGGAGCGCACGATCAGGGCGACCACCTGGAACACGCCCGGGGTGATGACCGCGATCGCCTGTGCGTGGCTCGACGATGGCACCGTCAGCCAGTTGGAAGTGCAAAAACGTGCAGACGCACAAGCGAGGCAGGCCATGGCCAGCGATGTATTGGCAGGGCTGCGATACGTTCGCCATCCTTCTTCCTACTTTCTGTGGTTGCCCTTGGGGGAGGATGCCAGGGCTGACCAGATTGCAATGGCGTTGATGCGCGAACACATTTCGGTCTCGACCGCCCAGCCTTTTGCGACCTCTGTCCACGTACCGCATGCGATCCGCTTGGCATTGGGGTCTGTGGACACCGGCTCGCTTCGACAGGCGCTGATGACGGTGAAGCGGATTGTGGGTGCTTACGTGTAG